One part of the Musa acuminata AAA Group cultivar baxijiao chromosome BXJ1-5, Cavendish_Baxijiao_AAA, whole genome shotgun sequence genome encodes these proteins:
- the LOC135672823 gene encoding glyceraldehyde-3-phosphate dehydrogenase GAPCP2, chloroplastic-like, with the protein MALSTLLRSAFSVIGGSRDCFPSDSSRVLRIRSSSSAQISSSFFGSSLTSVDIYSSHKHVARRSIQPVKATATEAPPVVKSSSRGGKTKIGINGFGRIGRLVMRIATTRDDIEVVAVNDPFIDAKYMAYMLKYDSTHGVFKGTIKVVDESNLEINGKRIAVTCKRDPAEIPWGDYAAEYVVESSGVFTTMDKASAHLKGGAKKVVISAPSADAPMFVVGVNEKTYKPSMNIVSNASCTTNCLAPLAKVVHEEFGIAEGLMTTVHATTATQKTVDGPSTKDWRGGRGAGQNIIPSSTGAAKAVGKVLPELNGKLTGMAFRVPTPNVSVVDLTCRLEKSASYDDVKAAIRYASEGTLKGILGYTDDDVVSNDFVGDSRSSIFDAKAGIGLSDAFMKLVSWYDNEWGYSNRVLDLIEHMALVSAHH; encoded by the exons ATGGCGCTCTCGACTCTTCTAAGATCTGCTTTTTCCGTGATTGGTGGATCGCGCGACTGCTTCCCCTCCGATTCTTCCAGG GTACTTCGCATCAGGAGCTCCAGCTCGGCTCAGATCTCTTCAAGTTTTTTCGGTTCTTCCCTTACCTCCGTGGATATATATTCATCACA TAAACATGTTGCGAGGAGAAGCATTCAGCCAGTCAAGGCCACAGCCACTGAAGCCCCTCCCGTCGTTAAAA GTTCTTCACGTGGTGGAAAGACAAAAATCGGCATCAATG GATTCGGACGTATTGGAAGGCTTGTAATGCGCATAGCAACCACAAGAGATGACATTGAAGTCGTAGCTGTGAATGATCCATTCATTGATGCTAAATATATG GCGTACATGCTTAAGTATGATTCAACACATGGAGTCTTCAAAGGAACCATCAAAGTTGTGGACGAGTCCAACTTAGAAATCAATGGTAAAAGGATTGCAGTCACATGCAAAAG AGATCCAGCTGAGATCCCATGGGGTGATTATGCGGCCGAATATGTCGTTGAATCTTCTGGTGTTTTTACGACAATGGACAAGGCATCAGCTCACTTGAAG GGTGGTGCAAAAAAGGTGGTAATATCTGCTCCATCTGCTGATGCTCCTATGTTTGTAGTTGGTGTAAATGAGAAGACATACAAACCATCTATGAATATTGTTTCTAATGCAAGCTGTACAACCAACTGTCTTGCACCTCTTGCCAAG GTTGTCCATGAGGAGTTTGGAATTGCTGAAGGACTTATGACGACTGTCCATGCGACAACag CCACACAGAAGACTGTTGATGGCCCTTCAACGAAAGATTGGCGTGGAGGCCGAGGTGCTGGACAGAACATCATCCCCAGTTCGACTGGTGCAGCAAAG GCTGTTGGTAAAGTCCTCCCAGAACTAAATGGGAAGCTCACTGGGATGGCTTTCAGAGTTCCTACACCTAATGTTTCTGTTGTAGACTTAACCTGCCGACTTGAGAAAAGTGCATCATATGATGATGTAAAAGCAGCTATTAG GTATGCATCAGAAGGCACACTGAAAGGTATTCTTGGCTACACCGATGACGATGTCGTGTCCAACGATTTCGTAGGTGACTCTAG GTCCAGCATCTTTGATGCCAAGGCTGGGATAGGATTAAGCGACGCTTTCATGAAGCTAGTCTCGTGGTACGACAATGAGTGGGGCTACAG CAACCGTGTGCTTGACCTCATCGAACACATGGCCCTGGTGAGCGCCCATCACTGA
- the LOC103983713 gene encoding uncharacterized protein LOC103983713 isoform X1 translates to MDGKRKPFPVPLHKVLPSPSAPSTEDYALRLLSSMENMVHLKDIVPAATNTVNTQFIVLEKGSITQDGKEMTCLALVADETASVHFQMWGSECEAFEPGDILRLSNGIFSFHKNSLVLRAGKKGNAEKVGEFTMLFVETPNMSEIRWARDPRNPKKFVQEAVLSPHSRIFAPSQ, encoded by the exons ATGGATGGGAAGAGAAAGCCGTTCCCCGTTCCGCTCCATAAAGTCCTTCCCTCCCCATCGGCTCCGTCTACAGAAGATTACGCCTTGAG GCTCCTTTCATCTATGGAAAACATGGTGCATCTGAAAGACATAGTTCCTGCGGCAACCAATACTGTGAACACACAATTCATAGTGCTGGAGAAGGGAAGCATTACCCAGGATGGGAAAGAGATGACTTGCTTGGCATTAGTTGCGGACGAGACTGCATCAGTTCACTTCCAGATGTGGGGAAGTGAGTGCGAAGCTTTCGAGCCTGGGGATATCCTTCGTCTCAGCAatggaatattctctttccacaagAACAGTCTGGTGCTCAGGGCTGGCAAGAAAGGGAATGCTGAGAAGGTTGGCGAGTTCACCATGCTATTTGTGGAGACCCCAAACATGAGTGAGATCCGTTGGGCTCGTGACCCTCGCAATCCCAAGAAGTTTGTGCAGGAAGCTGTTTTATCGCCTCACTCGAGGATCTTTGCACCCTCACAGTAG
- the LOC103983713 gene encoding uncharacterized protein LOC103983713 isoform X2, which produces MERLLSSMENMVHLKDIVPAATNTVNTQFIVLEKGSITQDGKEMTCLALVADETASVHFQMWGSECEAFEPGDILRLSNGIFSFHKNSLVLRAGKKGNAEKVGEFTMLFVETPNMSEIRWARDPRNPKKFVQEAVLSPHSRIFAPSQ; this is translated from the exons ATGGAAAG GCTCCTTTCATCTATGGAAAACATGGTGCATCTGAAAGACATAGTTCCTGCGGCAACCAATACTGTGAACACACAATTCATAGTGCTGGAGAAGGGAAGCATTACCCAGGATGGGAAAGAGATGACTTGCTTGGCATTAGTTGCGGACGAGACTGCATCAGTTCACTTCCAGATGTGGGGAAGTGAGTGCGAAGCTTTCGAGCCTGGGGATATCCTTCGTCTCAGCAatggaatattctctttccacaagAACAGTCTGGTGCTCAGGGCTGGCAAGAAAGGGAATGCTGAGAAGGTTGGCGAGTTCACCATGCTATTTGTGGAGACCCCAAACATGAGTGAGATCCGTTGGGCTCGTGACCCTCGCAATCCCAAGAAGTTTGTGCAGGAAGCTGTTTTATCGCCTCACTCGAGGATCTTTGCACCCTCACAGTAG